In the genome of Vicia villosa cultivar HV-30 ecotype Madison, WI linkage group LG7, Vvil1.0, whole genome shotgun sequence, one region contains:
- the LOC131618537 gene encoding MLP-like protein 34 translates to MVLAGKLITELGIKTPAEKFYKLFQSELHEVQNHCERIHHTKLHEGEDWHDTETVKHWTYVIGDEVHTCYETIEEVDEQNKKNTWKLFGGDIDKHYKVFKLILEVTDKADGTAAAKWAIEYEKINEDIDPPNGWMDYLSKCTKDIDVNLSKARVARKD, encoded by the exons ATGGTTCTAGCTGGCAAACTTATCACTGAACTTGGTATCAAAACTCCCGCTGAAAAGTTCTACAAActatttcaatcagaacttcacGAAGTTCAAAACCATTGTGAAAGAATTCATCATACCAAGCTGCATGAAGGTGAAGACTGGCATGACACTGAAACAGTTAAACACTGGACTTATGTCATAG GTGATGAGGTACACACATGTTATGAGACTATTGAAGAAGTTGATGAACAGAACAAAAAGAACACATGGAAGCTGTTTGGTGGAGACATTGATAAGCACTATAAGGTCTTTAAGCTCATTCTGGAAGTAACTGATAAGGCTGATGGTACTGCTGCTGCTAAATGGGCAATTGAATATGAGAAAATCAATGAGGATATTGACCCTCCAAATGGATGGATGGACTACCTTAGCAAATGCACTAAGGATATTGATGTTAATCTTTCCAAGGCAAGGGTCGCTCGAAAGGATTAA